One genomic segment of Aliarcobacter cibarius includes these proteins:
- a CDS encoding AbrB family transcriptional regulator: MSISFFKMLLALFIGLFGSLIFIFLHLPLPWLMGSIFATSIAIRFEKIPISSPKLFSSPARILIGLAIGSAFTPEILKYIPQYTLSLLLVVPFTILVIFFGTYYYYKILKYDLKTSYLGSMPGGVIEMVIIGQELKANTSKITLMQSSRLFFVVVSLPFIIQYIFQIDIRGNQLLTTPLVNIDFKQFLILYIFGIIGAIVAKKVKLTAAFLMGPMIVSIILYSTGTFNVAIPDEFLKFIQVVFGVIIGFTFKGVPIKTIYKTLIATLGHFLILAILCIIFIAIIHFYLDFKTLDILLAFGPGGQTEINLIALLVGANLPYITLHHIVRLLIVMNIAPILAKRLKS; the protein is encoded by the coding sequence ATGTCCATATCATTTTTTAAAATGCTTTTAGCCCTTTTTATAGGGCTATTTGGTTCTTTAATTTTCATATTTTTACATCTACCTCTTCCTTGGTTAATGGGTAGTATATTTGCTACAAGTATAGCTATACGATTTGAAAAAATTCCTATTTCTAGTCCAAAACTTTTTTCAAGCCCAGCAAGAATATTAATAGGACTTGCAATTGGAAGTGCCTTTACTCCAGAAATTTTAAAATATATTCCACAATATACACTTAGTCTACTGTTAGTAGTTCCTTTTACTATATTAGTGATATTCTTTGGAACTTATTATTACTATAAAATTTTAAAATATGATTTGAAAACTTCTTACTTAGGTAGTATGCCTGGAGGTGTTATTGAAATGGTAATAATTGGACAAGAACTAAAAGCCAATACTTCTAAAATAACTTTAATGCAAAGCTCAAGATTGTTTTTTGTAGTTGTATCTTTACCTTTTATTATACAATACATTTTTCAAATAGATATCAGAGGAAATCAATTACTTACAACTCCTCTTGTAAATATAGATTTTAAACAATTTCTTATTTTATACATTTTTGGAATAATAGGAGCTATAGTTGCAAAAAAAGTTAAACTTACAGCAGCTTTTTTAATGGGTCCTATGATTGTTAGCATAATTTTATACTCAACTGGTACTTTTAATGTAGCAATTCCTGATGAATTTTTAAAATTCATTCAAGTTGTTTTTGGTGTAATTATAGGTTTTACATTTAAAGGTGTTCCAATTAAAACAATCTATAAAACACTTATTGCTACTCTTGGACACTTTTTAATTTTAGCCATATTATGTATTATATTTATTGCAATTATTCATTTTTATTTAGATTTCAAGACTTTAGATATTCTTCTTGCTTTTGGTCCTGGTGGACAAACTGAAATAAATCTAATAGCTCTTTTAGTTGGTGCAAATCTACCTTATATAACTTTACATCATATTGTAAGACTTTTAATTGTTATGAATATAGCTCCTATTTTAGCTAAGAGATTAAAAAGTTAG
- a CDS encoding ABC-type transport auxiliary lipoprotein family protein: protein MKNSILIFVILFIFSGCGLKQENLSINYYSIDFQTKSMLEKSKFNSIFIEEPNVNNAFNLKSIFYSTKDYKLEEYAKNRWINTPSNMIYTQVIDSFNSSNIFNTVVTKDKRIKTDYLLKTEVIKFYQVFEEGKSYAILKINFDLVKDNMIIKSFNYDKKILCKTNDAYGFVVATNEGVEESINILLRDLLTF, encoded by the coding sequence ATGAAAAATAGTATTTTAATTTTTGTAATATTATTTATATTTAGTGGATGTGGATTAAAGCAAGAAAACTTATCTATCAATTATTATTCAATTGATTTTCAAACAAAAAGTATGTTAGAAAAATCAAAGTTTAATTCGATTTTTATTGAAGAACCAAACGTAAATAATGCTTTCAATTTAAAATCTATTTTTTATAGCACAAAAGATTATAAGTTAGAAGAGTATGCAAAAAATAGATGGATAAATACTCCTTCAAATATGATTTATACTCAAGTAATAGACTCTTTTAATTCAAGCAATATTTTTAATACAGTGGTTACAAAAGATAAAAGAATAAAAACTGACTATTTATTAAAAACGGAAGTAATTAAATTTTATCAAGTTTTTGAAGAGGGTAAATCATATGCTATTTTAAAAATAAATTTTGATTTAGTAAAAGATAATATGATTATAAAATCATTCAATTATGATAAAAAGATTTTATGTAAAACAAATGATGCTTATGGTTTTGTAGTAGCTACAAATGAAGGAGTAGAAGAAAGTATAAATATTTTACTAAGAGATTTACTAACTTTTTAA
- a CDS encoding MlaD family protein: MDTKINFFKIGLFVSIIFTALVIGIFWLGKYGIENKKYDEYSIYFSESISGLNVGSSIKYMGFDVGTVKNIRINPENSEQIQIDIQIQKDTPIKEDNYAILGNLGITGLKYIELKGGSNSSELLKANEDGIKVINSRRSALSSFVDSTEDITKEITLLLIEFRKILSQENLSNFAILLKNSQKSMSNIENFSEYLVKNQKKIDDLLISMKSFANTGNSSFASVKASADNFKELTTKLQKELDNGTFDIKEITQDSLDNLNNVLKSLESNLNQTENLIQNINESPSDLLLKQKTIKYGPGEKDEK; encoded by the coding sequence ATGGATACAAAGATAAATTTTTTTAAAATAGGTTTGTTTGTAAGTATTATATTTACAGCTTTAGTCATAGGGATATTTTGGCTAGGTAAATATGGTATTGAGAATAAAAAATATGATGAATATTCAATTTATTTTTCAGAATCTATTTCTGGATTAAATGTTGGTTCATCTATTAAATACATGGGATTTGATGTAGGAACTGTAAAAAATATAAGAATAAATCCTGAAAACTCAGAACAAATACAAATTGATATTCAAATACAAAAAGATACACCAATAAAAGAAGATAATTACGCAATTTTAGGAAATTTAGGAATCACTGGACTTAAATATATAGAGTTAAAGGGAGGAAGTAATAGCTCTGAACTTTTAAAAGCTAATGAAGATGGAATAAAAGTAATAAACTCGAGAAGATCAGCTTTAAGTTCATTTGTTGATTCAACAGAGGATATTACAAAAGAGATAACTTTATTGTTGATTGAATTTAGAAAAATATTAAGCCAAGAGAATTTATCGAATTTTGCAATTTTATTAAAAAATAGTCAAAAAAGTATGAGTAATATTGAAAATTTTTCAGAATATTTAGTAAAAAATCAGAAAAAAATAGATGATCTTTTAATAAGTATGAAAAGTTTTGCAAATACAGGAAATTCTTCTTTTGCTAGTGTTAAAGCCTCAGCTGATAATTTTAAAGAATTGACTACAAAATTACAAAAAGAGCTTGATAATGGAACATTTGATATAAAAGAGATAACTCAAGATAGTTTAGATAACTTGAATAATGTATTAAAAAGCTTAGAGAGTAATTTGAATCAAACAGAGAATTTAATACAAAATATAAATGAAAGTCCAAGTGATTTATTACTTAAACAAAAAACAATAAAATATGGACCAGGAGAGAAAGATGAAAAATAG
- a CDS encoding ABC transporter ATP-binding protein — MGIIKVENLYTAFGDNIVHENLSFNVKEGEIFGVLGGSGSGKTVLVKQIVMLNEIQKGTIKIFDKDISNLSLKEIEDIKLQFSYLFQFGALYSFLNVIENIGVMLKEYTNLPKDLIEKISYTYLDIVGLPKRVAKLYPSELSGGMKKRVALARSLAMQPKILFLDEPTSGLDPGSTKQINELLLYLKNSLNITTVIITHDLETIKTVLDRFIIIKKEIIFDGDINAAMNSSNKFVQEFLTNTKDT; from the coding sequence ATGGGGATAATAAAAGTTGAAAATCTTTATACTGCCTTTGGAGATAATATAGTTCATGAGAATCTCTCTTTTAATGTAAAAGAAGGAGAAATATTTGGAGTTCTAGGTGGAAGTGGTTCTGGTAAAACTGTTTTAGTAAAACAAATAGTTATGCTAAATGAGATACAAAAAGGAACCATAAAAATTTTTGATAAAGATATTTCAAACTTATCTTTAAAAGAAATAGAAGATATAAAATTACAATTTTCATATCTTTTTCAATTTGGAGCTTTGTACTCTTTTTTAAATGTTATAGAAAATATTGGAGTTATGTTAAAAGAGTATACAAATTTACCAAAAGATTTAATAGAAAAAATTTCATATACCTATTTAGATATTGTAGGACTTCCAAAAAGAGTTGCAAAACTTTACCCATCTGAATTAAGTGGTGGTATGAAAAAAAGAGTAGCTCTTGCACGTAGTCTTGCAATGCAACCTAAGATTTTATTTTTAGATGAACCAACAAGTGGACTTGATCCAGGTAGTACAAAGCAAATAAATGAGCTTCTTTTATATTTGAAAAATAGTCTAAACATTACAACTGTTATAATAACTCACGATTTAGAAACAATAAAAACTGTTCTTGATAGATTTATAATTATAAAAAAAGAGATAATTTTTGATGGAGACATAAATGCTGCTATGAATTCTTCTAATAAATTTGTTCAAGAGTTTTTAACAAACACAAAGGATACTTAA
- a CDS encoding MlaE family ABC transporter permease: MSGNEYFLLEQGENNYKLILLNIWDKDNLSDIIKKIDASNLPKDISLVIDFKNLKECDSSAIIYLISFFENFKEENLIFENFDFIEKKFNFYKKHYQSEVIETTNKNQFFINLGMKTYNVFKESKYFLDFVGKVFYFFVYSLFNPKKIRFNATLKYIETSAVNALLIVAVTSFLVGIVIAYQGAVQLEKFGANIFIVEMIAITMLREIAPLVTAIVIAGRSASSYTAEIGAMKITEEVDAMKTMGFEPILFLTLPRIFALSISLPLLVFFADVIGIIGGMIIAYTSLDVSFVEFVTRLHNEVAVKHLLIGIFKAIFFGFIIAIIGSYRGFQVQNNTTSIGKYTTISVVNAIFVVIVIDAIFSVIFTQMGI; the protein is encoded by the coding sequence ATGAGCGGTAATGAATATTTTTTATTAGAGCAGGGTGAAAATAACTATAAGTTAATCTTGTTAAACATTTGGGATAAAGATAATCTTTCAGATATTATAAAAAAGATAGATGCTTCTAATTTACCAAAAGATATTTCTTTAGTTATCGATTTTAAAAATTTAAAAGAGTGTGATAGCAGTGCAATAATATACTTAATATCTTTTTTTGAGAATTTTAAAGAAGAAAATTTAATATTTGAAAATTTTGATTTTATAGAAAAGAAATTTAATTTTTATAAAAAACATTATCAAAGTGAAGTAATAGAAACAACAAATAAAAATCAATTTTTCATTAATCTAGGAATGAAAACATATAATGTTTTTAAAGAGTCTAAATATTTTCTTGATTTTGTAGGCAAAGTTTTCTATTTTTTTGTCTACTCCCTTTTTAACCCAAAAAAAATTAGATTTAATGCAACACTAAAATATATCGAAACATCAGCTGTAAATGCTTTATTAATTGTTGCAGTTACCTCTTTTTTAGTAGGAATTGTAATCGCATATCAAGGTGCAGTTCAGTTAGAGAAGTTTGGGGCAAATATATTTATTGTTGAAATGATTGCAATTACAATGCTTAGAGAAATTGCTCCTTTAGTAACGGCTATTGTAATAGCAGGAAGAAGTGCAAGTAGTTACACAGCAGAAATTGGAGCTATGAAGATTACTGAAGAGGTTGATGCTATGAAAACCATGGGATTTGAGCCAATACTTTTTTTAACACTTCCAAGAATTTTTGCACTTAGTATTTCATTACCTCTTCTAGTATTTTTTGCAGATGTTATTGGAATTATTGGAGGAATGATAATTGCATATACTAGTTTAGATGTTTCATTTGTAGAGTTTGTTACAAGACTTCATAATGAAGTTGCAGTTAAACATCTATTAATAGGTATTTTTAAAGCAATTTTCTTTGGATTTATAATAGCAATTATAGGTTCTTATAGAGGTTTTCAAGTACAAAACAATACTACTAGTATAGGAAAATATACAACAATTAGTGTTGTAAATGCTATATTTGTTGTTATCGTAATAGATGCAATTTTTTCTGTGATTTTTACACAAATGGGAATATAA
- the luxS gene encoding S-ribosylhomocysteine lyase codes for MPLLDSFRVDHTIMPAPAVRVAKTMQTPKGDNITVFDLRFCVPNEKMMSEKGTHTLEHLFAGFIRNHLNSDKVEIIDVSPMGCRTGFYMSLIGVPSEEEVASAWKKAMEDVIKVEKQSDIPELNIFQCGTCAMHSLDEAKDIAKDILSSNIGVMSNEKLFLSEEKLASLGN; via the coding sequence ATGCCATTATTAGATAGTTTTAGAGTTGATCACACAATTATGCCAGCACCTGCAGTTAGAGTTGCAAAAACTATGCAAACTCCAAAAGGTGACAATATTACAGTTTTTGATTTAAGATTTTGTGTACCAAATGAAAAGATGATGAGTGAAAAAGGTACTCATACTTTAGAACATCTTTTTGCTGGATTTATAAGAAATCATTTAAACTCAGACAAAGTTGAAATAATTGATGTTTCACCAATGGGTTGTAGAACTGGATTTTATATGAGTTTAATTGGAGTTCCTAGTGAAGAAGAAGTAGCATCTGCTTGGAAAAAAGCGATGGAAGATGTTATAAAAGTTGAAAAACAATCTGATATTCCAGAATTAAATATTTTTCAATGCGGAACTTGTGCTATGCATTCATTAGATGAAGCAAAAGATATTGCAAAAGATATTTTATCTTCAAATATTGGTGTTATGTCAAATGAAAAACTATTTTTAAGTGAAGAAAAATTAGCAAGCTTAGGAAACTAA
- a CDS encoding tRNA (5-methylaminomethyl-2-thiouridine)(34)-methyltransferase MnmD: MLSDKLVTTSDGSHTLFSTKYNQHFHNTEDGSLSEALNKHVIPALSYHSNKEELNILDICYGIGYNSLATIYYVHKNNLNLKLNIYSPELDFDLIRSLKEFNYPIEFEPFKNIINELSLNQKYNDDKLNIEIFVGDARNYLKKFPNNFFDVIYQDAFSSDVNFELWTKEYFDDIFRISNFDSILTSYAISTNIRLSMYEAGFFIYESRPTKRKITLAFKQKQNLIGKYIDMELKKQRNINAKALYDN, encoded by the coding sequence TTGCTAAGTGACAAACTGGTTACTACATCAGATGGTAGCCATACACTTTTCTCTACAAAATACAATCAACACTTTCATAACACTGAAGATGGAAGTTTAAGTGAAGCATTAAACAAACATGTAATTCCAGCTTTAAGCTATCACTCAAACAAAGAAGAACTTAATATTTTAGATATTTGCTATGGTATTGGATACAATTCTCTTGCAACTATATACTATGTTCACAAAAATAATTTAAATTTAAAACTCAATATTTATTCACCTGAGTTAGATTTTGATTTGATTAGATCACTAAAAGAGTTTAATTATCCTATAGAATTTGAGCCTTTTAAAAATATTATAAATGAACTCTCTTTAAATCAAAAATATAATGATGATAAACTTAATATTGAGATTTTTGTTGGTGATGCTAGAAATTATTTAAAGAAATTTCCAAACAATTTTTTTGATGTAATCTATCAAGATGCTTTTTCTAGTGATGTTAACTTTGAACTTTGGACAAAAGAATATTTTGATGATATTTTCAGAATTTCTAACTTTGATTCTATTTTGACAAGTTATGCAATTTCAACAAATATAAGATTATCTATGTATGAAGCGGGTTTTTTTATCTATGAATCAAGACCAACTAAAAGAAAAATCACTCTAGCTTTTAAACAAAAACAAAATCTTATTGGTAAATATATTGACATGGAATTAAAAAAACAAAGAAACATAAATGCCAAAGCTTTATATGATAATTAA
- a CDS encoding D-alanyl-D-alanine carboxypeptidase family protein: MKLLKSAISLLIIPVFAFSYNDKQVFQKIEKDLDSIIVKDLTKKQLIFQKDANQQIRPASLTKIMTAILAIESGKMDSVVTITAEMKKVEPTILNFKVGEKFYLRDLVNAAMIKSANDAANAIAIYIGKGNKEAFVNLMNKKAKQLGMNGTNFQNPCGFDAPNHKTTANDLLKLTEYAIKNKTFNDIVKKENYSFKAINTKRTYTAHTSNKLLPKEKYMIGVKTGYTSKAGPCLIARAKEGKKDILLVMLNSQNRWENTKLALDTVLNKK, from the coding sequence ATGAAATTATTAAAATCAGCTATATCATTACTAATTATTCCTGTTTTTGCGTTTTCATACAATGATAAACAAGTTTTTCAAAAAATTGAAAAAGACTTAGATTCTATTATTGTAAAAGACTTAACAAAAAAACAATTAATCTTTCAAAAAGATGCAAATCAACAAATAAGACCTGCTAGTTTAACTAAAATTATGACTGCTATTTTAGCAATTGAAAGCGGTAAGATGGATAGTGTTGTTACAATAACTGCGGAAATGAAAAAGGTTGAACCAACTATTTTAAATTTTAAAGTTGGTGAAAAATTTTATTTAAGAGATTTAGTAAATGCTGCAATGATTAAATCAGCAAATGACGCAGCAAATGCAATTGCAATATATATTGGAAAAGGTAACAAAGAAGCCTTTGTAAATTTGATGAATAAAAAAGCAAAACAACTTGGAATGAATGGAACAAATTTCCAAAATCCTTGTGGATTTGATGCTCCAAATCACAAAACAACTGCAAATGATTTATTAAAACTTACAGAATATGCAATTAAAAATAAAACATTTAATGATATTGTAAAAAAAGAGAACTATTCATTTAAAGCAATTAATACAAAAAGAACTTATACAGCTCATACTAGCAATAAACTTCTTCCAAAAGAGAAATATATGATAGGTGTAAAAACTGGTTACACTAGTAAAGCTGGTCCTTGTTTAATTGCTAGAGCAAAAGAGGGGAAAAAAGATATTCTTCTAGTTATGCTTAATTCTCAAAATAGATGGGAAAATACTAAATTAGCTCTGGATACAGTTCTAAATAAAAAATAA
- a CDS encoding carbamoyl phosphate synthase small subunit, which produces MQKVYIYLENGTYLQGHSFGASKTAIGKLVYNNATFGYQEIITDPSNAGLFINFTAVEIGNTGANKVDVESSKAHAIGMIVRNYHDAYSNFRAEMSLGDFLKSEDVIGICDIDTRYLTKIVREEGSQMMVASTEITSKDELAKLLKDAKKYDETNFVDTVSTKENYIHKSGAWNNDAQEFNKAKMSDKKVVVYDFGVKKSLLNELVESGLEVEVTSNKTTSDEIIKRFNDKQIGGVVLSSGAGNPNIYKNEIENIKKLIDANIPILAVGLGHYLLALASGAKIEKIKSIKSGSHPIKGEKTVEIYSINTEYDVKDFEKFAEVTYTKVFENKAVALKYKNKDILSTEFTPISNSPIYKDFASLVK; this is translated from the coding sequence ATGCAAAAAGTATATATTTATTTAGAAAACGGGACTTATTTACAAGGACACTCTTTTGGTGCAAGTAAAACTGCAATAGGAAAATTAGTTTATAATAACGCAACATTTGGTTATCAAGAGATAATTACAGATCCAAGTAATGCAGGTCTTTTTATAAATTTTACAGCTGTTGAAATAGGAAATACGGGAGCTAATAAAGTTGATGTTGAAAGTTCAAAAGCACATGCTATTGGAATGATCGTAAGAAATTATCATGATGCTTACTCAAATTTTAGAGCAGAAATGAGTTTAGGAGATTTCTTGAAATCAGAAGATGTAATTGGAATTTGTGATATTGATACTAGATACTTAACAAAAATAGTTAGAGAAGAAGGTAGTCAGATGATGGTTGCATCTACTGAAATAACTTCTAAAGATGAATTAGCAAAACTTCTAAAAGATGCCAAAAAATATGATGAAACAAATTTTGTAGATACAGTTTCTACAAAAGAGAATTATATACATAAATCTGGTGCATGGAATAATGATGCACAAGAATTTAATAAAGCAAAAATGAGTGATAAAAAAGTTGTAGTTTATGACTTTGGAGTTAAAAAATCTTTATTAAATGAGCTTGTTGAATCAGGTCTTGAAGTTGAAGTAACATCAAATAAAACTACTTCAGATGAAATAATAAAAAGATTCAATGATAAACAAATTGGTGGAGTTGTATTAAGTAGTGGAGCTGGAAATCCAAATATTTATAAAAATGAAATAGAAAATATTAAAAAATTAATAGATGCAAATATTCCAATTCTTGCAGTTGGATTAGGACACTATTTATTAGCACTTGCAAGTGGTGCTAAAATAGAAAAAATAAAATCTATTAAATCAGGAAGTCATCCAATAAAAGGTGAAAAAACTGTTGAAATTTATTCTATAAATACAGAATATGATGTAAAAGATTTTGAGAAATTCGCAGAAGTTACATATACAAAAGTTTTTGAAAATAAAGCAGTAGCACTAAAATATAAAAATAAAGATATTTTAAGTACTGAGTTTACACCTATATCAAACTCTCCAATATATAAAGATTTTGCTTCTTTAGTAAAATAA
- a CDS encoding DUF507 family protein, with translation MRLKLHHTPYVSRRITRDLISCEFIEVRKEKASIEEQVERILDQDIEKELALDEKVHEILDAQTEEIEYLNADRRQLFWMTKKRLANDFGVILNNEDRFSDIAHKILDYLWEEDYIHFTCSDNQIKNVIFGSLDDFIKGFEKADSEVLAKLRNYKRKLIPGTEDYDLVYHRLYEEELIKRGLI, from the coding sequence ATGAGATTAAAATTACACCATACACCATACGTTTCTAGAAGAATAACAAGAGATTTAATATCTTGTGAATTCATAGAGGTGAGAAAAGAAAAAGCTAGCATTGAAGAGCAAGTAGAGAGAATTTTGGATCAAGATATTGAAAAAGAGCTTGCTTTAGATGAGAAAGTTCACGAAATTTTAGATGCTCAAACTGAAGAGATAGAGTATCTAAATGCGGATAGAAGACAACTTTTTTGGATGACAAAAAAAAGACTTGCAAATGATTTTGGCGTTATCTTAAACAATGAAGATAGATTTTCTGATATTGCTCACAAAATATTAGATTATCTATGGGAGGAGGATTATATACATTTCACTTGTTCAGATAACCAAATAAAGAATGTTATATTTGGTTCTTTGGATGATTTTATTAAAGGGTTTGAAAAGGCAGATAGTGAGGTTTTAGCTAAACTTAGAAACTATAAGAGAAAACTAATTCCAGGTACGGAGGACTATGATTTGGTGTATCATAGGCTTTATGAAGAAGAGTTAATAAAAAGAGGATTAATTTGA
- a CDS encoding adenylosuccinate synthase, translated as MKADVIVGIQWGDEGKGKIVDMLAQKYDMVCRSQGGHNAGHTIWVDGVRYALQLIPSGILNKKAINIIGNGVVVSPLNIIKEMSQFDNLEGRLYISDKAHLNLPFHALIDQAKERLKGDKAIGTTGKGIGPTYAEKASRSGFRAGELLNPEKLCDAILDYFSQNKAIFDVLEIETPNKPELLSELEEYKSKLGSFIVNTTNMVWKALENDKKVLLEGAQGTLLDIDHGTYPYVTSSSTVSAGACTGLGLNPKDIGEVIGIVKAYCTRVGNGPFPSEDFTEYGKTMGEVGKEFGTVTGRKRRCGWFDAVAVRYASRLNGCDKLALMKLDVLDNFDKIKVCVAYKYNGEIIDYMPSNMENVEAVYEEIAGWDSVVGVRKYDDLPENAKKYIAKIEEITNVKVGIISTSPERDDTIIRG; from the coding sequence ATGAAAGCAGATGTAATTGTAGGAATTCAATGGGGAGATGAAGGCAAGGGTAAAATAGTTGATATGCTTGCACAAAAGTATGATATGGTTTGTAGAAGCCAAGGTGGACACAACGCTGGTCATACAATTTGGGTAGATGGTGTAAGATATGCTCTTCAGCTAATTCCATCTGGAATTCTAAATAAAAAAGCTATAAATATTATTGGAAATGGAGTAGTTGTATCTCCTCTAAATATTATTAAAGAGATGAGTCAATTTGATAATTTAGAAGGAAGACTTTATATTTCTGATAAGGCTCATCTAAATTTACCTTTCCATGCTTTAATTGATCAAGCAAAAGAGAGACTAAAAGGTGATAAGGCAATAGGAACAACTGGAAAAGGTATTGGACCAACATATGCTGAAAAAGCTAGTAGAAGTGGATTTAGAGCAGGTGAGTTATTAAATCCAGAAAAACTTTGTGATGCTATTTTAGATTACTTTTCTCAAAATAAAGCAATTTTTGATGTATTAGAAATAGAAACACCAAACAAACCAGAACTATTAAGTGAATTAGAAGAATACAAATCAAAATTAGGTTCATTTATAGTAAATACAACAAATATGGTTTGGAAAGCACTAGAAAATGATAAAAAAGTTTTATTAGAAGGTGCACAAGGAACACTTTTAGATATTGATCATGGAACATATCCTTATGTAACATCATCAAGTACAGTTAGTGCAGGAGCTTGTACAGGATTAGGACTTAATCCAAAAGATATTGGTGAAGTTATAGGAATAGTAAAAGCTTATTGTACAAGAGTTGGAAATGGGCCATTCCCAAGTGAAGATTTTACAGAGTATGGTAAAACTATGGGTGAAGTTGGAAAAGAATTTGGAACGGTAACTGGTAGAAAAAGAAGATGCGGTTGGTTCGATGCAGTTGCTGTAAGATATGCTAGTAGATTAAATGGTTGTGACAAATTAGCTCTTATGAAGTTAGATGTATTAGATAACTTTGACAAAATAAAAGTATGTGTAGCCTATAAATACAATGGAGAAATAATAGATTATATGCCATCTAACATGGAAAATGTAGAAGCTGTTTATGAAGAAATAGCAGGATGGGATAGTGTAGTTGGAGTAAGAAAATATGATGACTTACCTGAAAATGCAAAAAAATATATAGCTAAGATAGAAGAGATAACAAATGTAAAAGTTGGGATTATCTCAACTTCACCTGAGAGAGATGATACAATTATAAGGGGATAG
- a CDS encoding ATP phosphoribosyltransferase regulatory subunit: MIFEHEIPKGSRLYFGKLAKAKRRLENSVCEILEKNGFEEILTPNFSYSQHQAIENERKLIKFSDEDNEQVSLRADSTLDVVRIITKRLGRTTNHRKWFYVQPVFSYPSKEDYQIGCEWIEHGDISDILNLTAEILKALKIEPILQISNINIPKLVSTELNISINLLKNGEISELIKLDCDWLDKLLRVSNIKSLEDVISIVPNNLKNELEKLLKKAKEVNYSNIVIAPLYYGSLKYYNDIYYRVIQDNLVICNGGMYEAEGISSLGFALYTDNLLKITEG; encoded by the coding sequence ATGATTTTTGAACACGAAATTCCAAAAGGGAGTCGTCTTTATTTTGGAAAACTTGCAAAGGCTAAAAGAAGACTTGAAAATAGTGTTTGTGAAATTTTAGAGAAAAATGGATTTGAAGAGATTTTAACTCCAAATTTCTCTTATTCTCAACATCAAGCGATTGAAAATGAGCGTAAATTAATTAAGTTTTCCGATGAAGATAATGAACAAGTTTCATTAAGAGCTGATTCTACTTTGGATGTTGTAAGAATCATTACAAAAAGATTAGGGAGAACTACAAATCATAGAAAATGGTTCTATGTACAACCAGTTTTTTCATATCCTAGTAAAGAAGATTACCAAATTGGTTGTGAATGGATAGAGCACGGGGATATTTCAGATATATTAAATTTAACGGCTGAAATTTTAAAAGCTTTAAAAATTGAGCCAATTTTACAAATATCAAATATTAATATTCCAAAATTAGTAAGTACTGAGCTAAATATTAGTATTAATTTATTAAAAAATGGTGAAATTTCAGAATTAATAAAATTAGATTGTGATTGGTTAGATAAACTTTTAAGAGTAAGTAACATAAAAAGTTTAGAAGATGTTATATCAATAGTTCCAAATAATCTAAAAAACGAATTAGAAAAACTTCTAAAAAAAGCAAAAGAGGTTAATTACTCAAACATTGTAATTGCACCTTTATATTATGGAAGTTTAAAATATTATAATGACATATACTATAGAGTAATACAAGATAATTTAGTTATATGTAATGGTGGAATGTATGAAGCAGAGGGTATTAGCTCTTTAGGTTTCGCACTATACACAGATAATTTATTAAAAATAACGGAAGGGTAA